The genomic DNA GAATCGTACCACAAACGGGGTTTTTCGCGATTTACGAGCAAAAATTTTCGAAAATTTTTCGCCGAGAAGCCGACCGGCGAGAGGCGCAAACAGAAATATCGATTGGGACAGTCAATCCTGTCTTTAAACGCAGATTCTCTGATGGTTGACGCGCCTGTCCCGGAAGGGTAAGATTATAGTAGAATGGTGAAATGCCTTTTTGCAGTGGAGCCAGACATCTTATCGGTGGGGATTGCCTCAGCGCTTCGTGCTTCGCAATGGCATCGGGCAACGTCCATTGTGTCATTGCGAGGGAGCGCAGCGACCGAAGCAGTCCCCTACCGCATCCTTGTAACAGAACCATAACGAATTGGTAAAGCTATGAATCAGCCTGTTAACGATAATTTCTGGCAGCGGTTCTCTCCGTTTAACCTTGCCTATCTTGCAGAGGTGTACGAGCTCGCTCAGCGCGACCCTCAGCGGGTACCCACCGCGATTCGTGAACTGTTTCAGCGGTTCGGTGCGCCTCCAACAGCCGAGGTGGGGGTAACTGCTGTTGAGAGAGCAGATTACACCTGCGGACAGATTGCGGGAGCAGTGTCGTTGGCAAGGGCTATCCGCGCGTACGGTCATCGTGCGGCGCAGCTGGACCCACTGGGCACTCCGCCTCCGGGCGACCCTTCTCTTCTGCCTGAAACGCACGGCATCACCGAAGACGACCTGCGCGCTTTGCCTGCTGAGGTGATAGGCGGCGTGCTCAGTGAAGGCGCCCATGACGCGCTGACGGTTATCCAGAGGATGCGCGAGGTATATCAGGCAACGCTGGGCTATGAGTTCGAGCATCTGGAACAGGCGGAGGAACGCGCCTGGTGGGAGGAGGCGGTGGAATCGCGCCGATATGCTCCGCCCAACGACCCGATAGACGAAATGGCACTGCTCGACCGCCTGACCGAGGTAGGTGCGCTGGAGCGGTTCCTGCATCGGGCGTTTCCCGGACACATCCGGTTCTCGCTGGAAGGGCTGGGCATAATGATACCGATGCTGGACGAGCTCATCGGCGCGGCGGCGGAAGCGGGCACACGCTATATCCTGCTGGGGATGGCGCACCGCGGCAGGCTCAACGTGCTGGCGCACATCCTGGGCAAACCCTACGAGCAGATTATCGCCGAGTTTTTGGGCGTGTATCAATCGCCGGGCGTCTCCTATAGCGGCAGCAGTGACGAAGGATGGACAGGCGATGTGAAATACCACCTGGGCGCACGCCGCGCATACAAAGGCGGTGAGGAAATCAGCGTCGAGGTTTATCTGGCACCGAACCCGAGCCATCTGGAATGGGTGAACCCTGTGGTAGAGGGTATGACCCGCGCCTGCGGCGAGAAACGCGACCGAGCGGGCGCACCTGAACAGGATGAACGTATCTCGCTGGCGGTGTTGATACACGGCGACGCGGCGTTCCCCGCTCAGGGCATCGTGGCGGAGACGCTGAATCTCTATCGCCTGCCCGGCTACCGTACGGGGGGCACGATTCACTTGATTGCGAACAATCAGATAGGTTTCACTACACTGCCTCAGTACGGCCGCTCCACCGACTACGCCAGCGACCTTGCCAAGGGCTTTGACCTGCCGGTGATACACGTCAACGCCGATGACCCCGAAGCCTGTCTCACTGCTATTCGCCTTGCGCATGCCTACCGTGAGCGATTCCTTAAAGATGTGATTATCGACCTTGTTGGCTATCGGCGGTGGGGGCATAACGAAAACGACGAGCCAACTTTTACCCAGCCCCGCATGTACGCACGCATTGCCCGGCATCCTACCGTGCGCGAGCTGTGGGTGCGCCGATTGGTGCAAAAAGGGCTGATAACTCAGGAGGAGGCGGATAGAAAGCTGCAAGATGCGATAGAACGTCTGCACGCCCTGAGGCGCAAGGTGGCGGACGAGATAGAATTGCACATCCGCAGACCGCTGGCGGGGCTGGAAGCAGGCGGCGAGCGGGGTGGGCTAGGCAGCCTCGAAGCGGAGGAGGGTATCGAAACCGCCGTAGAGCCTGCAGTGCTGCAAAGGCTGAACACCGAAATTACTCATATCCCCGACGGCTTCCACCTGCATCCCAAGCTGCAACGTCCCTTTGCGCGGCGGCGCGAGGTGTTTACTGCGGATGGCAAGGTGGACTGGGCACATGCGGAGATGCTTGCCTTCGCATCCATCCTCGCCGAGGGGACGCCTATCCGCCTGACGGGGCAGGATGTGACGCGCGGCACCTTCAGTCAGCGACATCTGGTGCTGTATGACGTGGAAACTGGAGCGGATTACAATCTGCTCCAGAACATGCCCTCGGCGAAGGCATCATTCGAGGCGTGGGATAGTCCCCTCTCGGAAGCGGCGGTGCTGGGCTTTGAGTACGGTTACAGTGTACAGGCGATGGACACGCTGGTGCTGTGGGAGGCACAGTATGGTGACTTCGCCAATTCTGCACAGGTGATTATTGACCAGTTTATTGTGTCGGGACGCTCCAAATGGGGACAGCGTAGCGGATTGGTTCTGCTCCTGCCGCACGGCTACGAGGGGCAGGGACCGGAGCACTCCAGCGCACGTCTGGAGCGGTTCTTACAGCTGGCGGCAGAGAACAACATCATCGTGGCGAACTGCTCGACGCCTGCACAGTACTTCCACATCCTGCGCCGGCAGGCGAAGCTGCTTCGGGTAGACCCGCGCCCGCTGGTGCTGTTGACACCCAAGAGCCTGCTGCGCCATCCGATGGCGGTCTCCTCGCCCCAAGAGCTGGCGCTGGGGCGGTTTCATCATCTGTTGCATGACAAGCGTCCCGCACGCGAGGCAAAGCACGTCAGACGCCTTATCCTGTGCAGTGGCAAGGTGTACTACGACCTGCTGGCGACGGGCAGGCTCAGTGCCGATTCACCGCAGTATGACGAAAGGGTAGTGGTAGCACGGTTAGAGCAGTTCTATCCCTTCCCTGCAGCAGAGGTAGAAGCATTGGTGGCGCAATATCCCAACCTGCAGGAGGTAATCTGGTTGCAGGAAGAGCCGCGCAATATGGGCGCATGGACGTTCATCGCGCCACGCCTGCGAGATATTCTCGGCAGCCACCTACCACTGCGCTACGTTGGGCGCACACGTATGGCAAGCCCTGCGGAAGGCACGCAGGAGTGGCATCAGCAGGCGCAGGCGCAGATCGTCGCCGCCGCTTTTGAGCCCGCAGGCGAAGCTGAACCGGCGGAAGCGGTGCAAAAATCATAAGGAGGACGGATATGCCGATAGAGATTCGCGTTCCGATGCTGGCGGAGTCGGTCGTGGAGGCGACTGTTGGCAGGTGGCTCAAGCGCGAAGGGGAGCGGGTATCGGTCGGGGAACCGCTGGTGGAGCTGGAAACCGACAAGGTGAACGCGGAAGTACCGGCGGACGAAGCAGGCGTGCTCCAGCAAATCCTGCGACAAGAAGGCGAGGTGGTACGCCCTGGTGATGTACTGGGGGTGTTACTGGAGTTGGAGGCAGCCGCCGAGTCTGGCGCTCCCACACCCACTCCGGTGAAAGAGGAGGAAGAGGGACGAGCTACACCCATCGCCCGCAAAATGGCGGGGGAGCTGGGCATCGACCTGCGCGAGCTGCGCGGCACCGGACCGGGCGGCAAGGTGACCAAAGAGGACGTGCAGGCCGCCGCCCGTCTGAAGCAGCAGATAGAGGAGAGCATCTACGAACCGGTCGTGCAGGAGCCTGCTGTGCCACCTCCGCCCGTGGAGGAGCGCGTATCGCTTCCTGCCGCCCCTGCACGTGCGGAAACGCGCCAGAGGCTTTCGCGTCGCCGACTCACTATCGCCCGCCGTCTGGTGGAGGCGCAACATACCGCTGCCATGCTCACCACCTTCAACGAGGTAGATATGAGCGCGGTGATGGCATTGCGGGCGAAGTGGAAGGAAAGATTCCAACAGCAGTACGGCGTAAGCCTCGGCTTCATGCCCTTCTTCGTGAAAGCGGTTATTGGGGCGTTGCGTGAGTTCCCGCAGCTGAACGCCGAACTGCAGGGCGAAGAGCTGGTGCTCAAGCATTACTACGATATCGGTATTGCCATAGGCGACCCGGAGGGACTGGTTGTACCGGTGCTGCGCGATGCAGATAAAATGAGCTTCGTGCAGATAGAGAAAGCGATTGCGCAGTTTGTGGAGAAAGCTCGCAACCGCACGCTCACGTTGGAGGAACTGCAGGGCGGTACGTTCACTATAACCAACGGCGGGGTGTTCGGCTCGTTGCTGTCCACTCCCATCCTGAACCCGCCGCAGGTGGGCATTCTGGGGATGCACCGCATTCAGGAGCGACCGGTGGTGGTAGAGGGGCAAATCGTTATTCGCCCGATGATGTACGTCGCGCTGAGCTATGACCATCGTGTGGTGGA from Armatimonadota bacterium includes the following:
- a CDS encoding 2-oxoglutarate dehydrogenase E1 component; the encoded protein is MNQPVNDNFWQRFSPFNLAYLAEVYELAQRDPQRVPTAIRELFQRFGAPPTAEVGVTAVERADYTCGQIAGAVSLARAIRAYGHRAAQLDPLGTPPPGDPSLLPETHGITEDDLRALPAEVIGGVLSEGAHDALTVIQRMREVYQATLGYEFEHLEQAEERAWWEEAVESRRYAPPNDPIDEMALLDRLTEVGALERFLHRAFPGHIRFSLEGLGIMIPMLDELIGAAAEAGTRYILLGMAHRGRLNVLAHILGKPYEQIIAEFLGVYQSPGVSYSGSSDEGWTGDVKYHLGARRAYKGGEEISVEVYLAPNPSHLEWVNPVVEGMTRACGEKRDRAGAPEQDERISLAVLIHGDAAFPAQGIVAETLNLYRLPGYRTGGTIHLIANNQIGFTTLPQYGRSTDYASDLAKGFDLPVIHVNADDPEACLTAIRLAHAYRERFLKDVIIDLVGYRRWGHNENDEPTFTQPRMYARIARHPTVRELWVRRLVQKGLITQEEADRKLQDAIERLHALRRKVADEIELHIRRPLAGLEAGGERGGLGSLEAEEGIETAVEPAVLQRLNTEITHIPDGFHLHPKLQRPFARRREVFTADGKVDWAHAEMLAFASILAEGTPIRLTGQDVTRGTFSQRHLVLYDVETGADYNLLQNMPSAKASFEAWDSPLSEAAVLGFEYGYSVQAMDTLVLWEAQYGDFANSAQVIIDQFIVSGRSKWGQRSGLVLLLPHGYEGQGPEHSSARLERFLQLAAENNIIVANCSTPAQYFHILRRQAKLLRVDPRPLVLLTPKSLLRHPMAVSSPQELALGRFHHLLHDKRPAREAKHVRRLILCSGKVYYDLLATGRLSADSPQYDERVVVARLEQFYPFPAAEVEALVAQYPNLQEVIWLQEEPRNMGAWTFIAPRLRDILGSHLPLRYVGRTRMASPAEGTQEWHQQAQAQIVAAAFEPAGEAEPAEAVQKS
- a CDS encoding dihydrolipoyllysine-residue succinyltransferase component of 2-oxoglutarate dehydrogenase complex — its product is MPIEIRVPMLAESVVEATVGRWLKREGERVSVGEPLVELETDKVNAEVPADEAGVLQQILRQEGEVVRPGDVLGVLLELEAAAESGAPTPTPVKEEEEGRATPIARKMAGELGIDLRELRGTGPGGKVTKEDVQAAARLKQQIEESIYEPVVQEPAVPPPPVEERVSLPAAPARAETRQRLSRRRLTIARRLVEAQHTAAMLTTFNEVDMSAVMALRAKWKERFQQQYGVSLGFMPFFVKAVIGALREFPQLNAELQGEELVLKHYYDIGIAIGDPEGLVVPVLRDADKMSFVQIEKAIAQFVEKARNRTLTLEELQGGTFTITNGGVFGSLLSTPILNPPQVGILGMHRIQERPVVVEGQIVIRPMMYVALSYDHRVVDGREAVLFLVRVKQLVEDPERLLLEG